The sequence CTTTAGCTGATTACTTACTGGCCAGAATGAATTGAAGTGCTGATAATGAAGCAAACATATTTTATGACTAATGCATAGTGTATTTTTGATAACTACTTGTTATGGCAAGATTTAAAAATTTGCAAACATTTTATATTTGCTGAATCAGTAGAAGAGCATTTAATTATTGCCATAATGAATGACAAATtggaaaatgatatttttttatgaaactatCTGACCCTTCTTTTAACACTACTTTATAGATAATTTTAGTTGAAAGAAGGCTGACAATGACAGATTAATATGTATCTTCaatatttgcttttgtttgacatgtaataaatgttaatatactAAATACATGGAAGGATATTAGGATAAGTGGGCAGATCAAGGGGATGAAATGGAAAAGGACaggagaaaagaccatgcaaaattagttgaagcaaaggctgaggaccaaggtaagGGTGACACTCTACCTCGGGCCTCAGTGCCCATCTCCTAAGCCTCCTCATGGCAATAACCaagggattgagggggggggggggggccttagtAACAGTAGAGGAGGCTGTAGATGAATGGTAGCTGATCAATTCTAGCTTTATCAAGTTCAGTAAAAGAATCTCAGTCTCTTTGGGCATCTTTTGCAGATGTTTTTAATTAACTCCTTGGATCTGTGTACCTTGCTGCCTGCATGGTCCGGGCATTAGGCTTATTTGAGTGGCAATTCTCGGGTATGTGGCTTGTAGAGCTATCCCACACAAACGCTCGTGTGGTGTCAAGACTCGTTACCTCCCCTCTGCAgtgttatttatccttttttctttaaatgttttttgttttttgccattttgcaagatgtatatttgtcatttgatatgctgtaCCAAGATGGTCATACATTGTTTTCCTTGCActgactccatatcatctctctaggtagtcaataacaaaaacagtaagtaaccttttttattttttgtcatttttattttttcaaaacattcAATTTTCCGTAATACACCTTGCATCACAGCAGGCAAGAATTGGATCCTGAGCTGGAAATAGTGTCCTCCTTGAAGCAAGTAATGACAAATTCCACACTAGTTTATCAATGGAAATACAAGAACTTCCTTAATGCCCCCTGAGTCTAGTCACCCTCCTAGAGCACTGTGGTGAGTCATGCCCATCACTTCAGCCTTTAGCCCAAATACTCATGAAGGCCTGCTTCTGTCATCCGTACCCTCAGCCCAATTTTTTTCATTCAAGTGAACTGGCCCTTTGGCCCTTTTTTATGATGGCATATGTATCTGGCCCTCAGCCTAATTTTTTCATGATATGGCAGTTACATCATCCGGATCCAAGGGGCTACCTGGCGATGCATCACTGAAAAAGGATGATTGAAGAACATTTGATATGTTTGGGACTGTGACAGTGtatgatattgaaaattatacAAGACCAGGGAAATATTAAGTAATTCCACACAATATCAAAGCACACATTTATTTGTCAGTGCTCTTGTGAATAAATTTACAAGAAACCTGCATCACTACTGATTCTTGAAATTAATATCATCCTTTGATGAATTACTCTCATTTGGAATGATTTCCAGAACAATTTTAGCATACATCACACCATGTCTTTTTCCTTGCACAAACATTTTATTCTCTTTGTAAACAAGatttcatatacatacttaaaatacatattacatcaAAACATTCTTTCTCATTCTGACAAACCAGACAGACtttttaatattacaaaacaTGACATCATGGTAACTAACTGCGTAGGGCATAAGCATACAGAGTCTTCTCTGTTAGCACGAAGAGAACATCAGTATCACAGTGAAGCCCTAGTATCTCATCATGAGTCTTCATTGAGATCACCAGCTGCCTTGCTACAGTGTTCATCCTCTTCCCAGATTTGCGATTCCGTAGTTCACCACTATATGCTTCCGACTGGAAGAACACGTAAATGTGGCTCTTCACATCTGCAATGGCTACATAGGAGTTGTCTGTGGAGGAGAATGTATTGAAATTAGTGTGTAAATTAATACTTGTCATATCCATTCAATAAATATTTAATAGTTTTTGAAAATCCAGAAACTTTGTAACAGTagctaattttcataataataacaataattattattacatagtaTTCTACTTTATTATCAAGTCAACATTAATGTAAATTAACCCTACTCATCATGAAAGACAATAATCCATGATGAGCAAAATCAGTGTATCAGTTTCACAATGACACTTACTAGCAGAAGCACAGGTAAATTTAGCCATTGTTTTTGAGGCTTTCACATAGCCAAAAGCATTGAAAGTTGCAACATGggtataactgtccttctctggTAACCATAGAATGCCATCAACATCACTTCGAATGCAGAAGGCAGGGATAGCTGAGCCTTGAACCTGTGGTATTGGAAGAACATTTCAATGAATATTTATGCTAcctctgtttctttgttattctctgcATTTTCtgtgcatattcatgtgtttcatctttgcttttaatatatataatatatatatatatatatatatatatatatatatatatatatatatatatatatatatatatatatatatatatatatatatgtaaaaagaattCTTAATCATTAATAAATCTAAAATCAATATTGTTCTTAAAAATAAAGATCTCACAAATGCTTATTtgaaaagataagaaggaaagaaagaatgaaaaaggaatacaTTGTAAATTAAAATGCttgtttaaaaacaagaaaaaaaaagtaaaatacaccTAATCAAACCTAAAACTTATGTGAGGATGATGCAATGGTATCTCTGGGACCCTAATAAGGTTATGCCAGTCACCTCACCTGAGAATTGAAGAGGTGTTGTGTTGCTCCCAGTTGGCCGAGAGAATCTGTTTTATGTGTGCTCCCGTCTAAGTGGAGCAGGAGCAAGTCTTCCTGGGCTTCATCGCAAGCCTCCAACTGCCCTGGGTTGTAAGCTGGCTTGTCAAGATCTGGGTTGTCATCCTagaaggaacaggagaaaaagaagtaatgACTGTGACAGTAATTGGTGTAAGTTGTACATGATGTGATGTGGTGATGTGCATTTTGGAGGCGAGGAAATTCTTAactatattgaaataatgatgatgataacaataaagatagtaataaagacAGCAACACATGCAGGTATGCATACAAaaggtattatcattaataatacaaatGTGTTTAAAACCACCTATAAACTCTCACCAATTTATCAGATGTAAGGTGCGCAAGTCTTTGATTGACCTCTTCAATTAACTGCGGATCGAACACTTCCTCTCCACTCACATCATCACCTTCCAGGAGCTGCTTCCATCTAACCCCTTCTGAGGCCTTGGGTAATGTTAACTCTAGTGTAGTCTCCCCtataaagcaaaaaaagaggggaaaaaaattggaatgctaataacagtaagaaaCTATACTGCATTATAATAACTGGAATATTAACATATTCCCTGTCTTGGTTCATTGTTTTGTCACATATTTGTAGACTGAAGGCCAAACCATAAATAACTAATAAGATCaaatttataacaaaacacaGGTGGATCTAGGCCTATACATTTGGCAATGCTGAGCAATtaatccttggtgactaagccctTGTAAAGCCAGCTATGTAGTAATgaaactaagaaaagaaaatgacagtgGACAGTACACATAACCTGCACTAATGGATTAAAACCATATCAGTTACAATGATAAGAACATCATCATGTATTAatctgtagcagcacgaccccacaacctggagttcagcatagttacccaggttgggtcacacaggtccacagccatgtccgcgctcattggacagcgggctcccctcgttccctgcgcgcttacacagcgctagtgtatttaagccgcagagccgaaaaacgagatcagcattccgatcctctagcagaacccaacaacagtagcagcaccacaaggactgcccagtccttaaccgactggggagcctgccggctcccccgttgatctccgacttcacttcagcacccagccatacttgtgggcactcacacccacaaccaattctccccaaagagataaagacaccagtaaccacaaatagaagatgggcaaacaTCCATCTTCTATAAATCGCTAGTAATCTGGAGaggtacacataaatatatctaatcatattacAATTACTGAAATTTAAATACTACCATGACAATTAACTTACTTATTGTCCATGTGACCATGTCTGCTGAAACCAGGTCAGTGAGGTGTCCTTCAAGAACTGTCGAATCCTTGATCTTGACACAGAGCTCCTTTGGTTGGACTTTCACCTTTAGGTCTTCCCTTGTGATTTGTCCAACATTCAAGTATACAATAAGGTCCTCTGTAGAAAAATTAGAGGAATAATCATACTGAATTAGAAACAGATAATTATGTAACCCTTTCCAGTCTTTCAAGAAAGACAGGTAAAGAAAGGTTCTTCCATGAACAGTATGAAAGAAAGtcaactattataaaaaaaaaaaaaaaagtgaaaaaagaagaaaaaagatcttATCAAAATTACATTCTCTGATCTTGGGTTGGCAAGAATGCAAGCTATGTCCATTGTGTCTTTATGCTTATTGAGTGTCTTTGACATAGATGGTTTCACGGGTGCTATATCACTAAGGAGGCAATTACTAGTCCTACCTAGCAAacttatttacccttttcctttattttcagaaagattatttttaattttttattgctattattattgttaataacattataataatgataacaccaacaacaataataacacatattAATTGCatgaaaaccctttcccaaaaaaattgtgCAAAAGGGTAAATCAATTAAGGACACATAGGCTTACTAATTGGCTCCTTGGTAGCTGAGCATTGTGGAGGCATCTATGTGCAAAGAAATTTCATAAATGAAAACAACAGTAGATAGCGTGATTATCTGACACCAATGGGTCAAATATGAAGTctaacttatacaaaaaaatgaGCACAAGGACTGCATGCATACACTGTGTTTTCATTTACACTTTGATACATTAAGCCTTGAATATTAAGTCAATTATCTCATCCTATAAAGATGTTGGCCACTTTTTATTTTACCAAAATCTAGTCTTTGGTATCATCTGATAATCCACATCAATAAATTACTTTAATCTGACCGGTGATTCCAGAAATCACCCAACCCTTGAACCAAATGTGAATCCTTTGATGATACTATGGCAGGTGACAGACTGATGCTACTATGGTGTGGAAGCAACCTATATGTTctccaatctgttttttttttgttttttgtttttttgataaaatttgtctTGTAGACAATGACAAGAGATGAAATGCAAGATGCTGAAGTGCAGGAAAGCAAGTCCTTAGTAAAATCCTATCAAAATATGGATAATCCATAAGTGATGGGAAGCCAATGATACCTATGGTTCCTGCCCGGCAGACAGATGagggaaaaaagcaaaggggTGTATGGAGGAATAAGGCAGTAAAGAGATAGCATGAATggatatgagaaagagaaaactaaacactgaaatggagaaagaaaagaaaaaaaaaaagagagagagagagagagaatataatgatcaaatgagtgaatgaataaatgaatgagacagacagagagacaaagtgaaTGAGGATCAATGCTATGGTAAGCTGCTTAAGAGAGAAGCTACCAAATAAGCCTAATGAGATGCAGTGCATGCAGGATTTTCATGTTTCCCTCAAGTTTTTAAATTATGTGTGGATGCTGTCAAAAGTTTGACCATTCTTTTATCAAAGTCATCATATGATACCAGAGTAAGTTTTGCTAGTTAGAATGAAAACCATTTCTCAGATCTGGCCACCAACTTTAAAAGAGTTACAATTAACAACCTTACCATCATTCTGCATGTACGTATATTTTGGCAACTtcttttcctccactttctccttcggCTTGGGTAATGTGATGGGACTTATTGAATCTTCCACAAAAGAGTAGTTGCTGTGGCACAAAATTATAAGGCCTGATGCTGTGGTGTCAAAGGAGCAGTATTCTATGGTACCTCTTCCTGCTAGCCTTCTCACTCGTCCTGGTTCCCAAGTTGCACCTAAGAAGAAAGGTGAAAATCTGACCCATTTGAAAACACTTTTCTCAAGTAGTCTACTAGCCATGGCCAAACTATTTCATAACTGCaggtaataattattttgttttaaatataatttacagATGGTGACAATGTAAAAGTTGTTGTGGATGAAATTGGTTTAACCCAttattgacgggtagcattcatagtggcctgggcctcgctgccgggggcttatatcgtcgcccgagcatgcgcgaccactcatcccaaataccagcatcccattccgtttctttgtaatactacgaagatatgttgtattttcaattttcattattttttacagtctctacttgccaaacttcctgataaatcgagactgaagggtatttttgttgttatatagactccatagttgatcattattcagtctatagtccgaataaaataagcagtgtttggcatcatggagttgaaattgtcggtttgttgcattttttttgtttgttgcatggtaaaaatgagaaagtgttagaaccgacttaatcacactttcactggcaaaaaaataatcttttgccgtgattgtaacaaataaaaactcatggcatgtccatgcatactctatggcatgtgcgcacgtgcccccggcagatggtcccgccatgccatggcatgtacgtacatgccacccgtcggcaatgggttaaatgtCACCATGTAAAGTAAAGTAGACATATAATTTAactgtaaaatgaaaaaagtcatatgaacaacataaataattttaGATTAACCTTTAAGGTGACCAGCAACTATGGAAATACAATGCTCTTCAGCTCAACACAAAATCATGTAGTACTGAAAGTGATTTCCAAATGTAATATCTGGCCAGTATTACATCTTACATAAAGTCctatagaagaaatagataaaaaggaaaaaagagaaagaaaaaaaaaaagaatgaccaCTGggtgaatataaacatacattgtaCTGTAAACCAAATTGGATTTTAAAATCCACCTAGACAAGTGATTTGTAATTCTTATTAAGAAAAAATTCTTTGcataccatcaactttcttcctttccatACAATACTCCTTTTTCCTCACCATTATATGTGATGACAAGCCAACTGAGGAGATGAACAGCAACATCCTTTGCATTCTTCAGTCCTTCATCCACAATGACATACTGCTCATTACTGGTCAGTTCCTGCTGTGTTGTCACCGACACTATGAGGCAGTGGAGGTGGCGTTGGTAGTCATCTCCATCTGCTATGTACGACTGCATGATAACCCCTCGTTCCGTGTTTGTTTGAAGGCATTCCTGAGAGATGGTGTAAATTAAACTCTTGTGagtaaagcatatataaaaatgtgatgatgatctataatataatcaaatttgATAATATGACCATGATTaacaaaaggaaaaccaaaatctaaattacagtatattatatgtggatgtatgggccactttttaaaatatttgattaaGATTTGCAAAGGTTATGTTTTTAGACTTTATTTCatgcatatattatcatataagctagcatatctatatatcatgagAAGGTAGGTAATTTCTTTAAGACTAAATGCACCATGAAATGTTCTTAACACTCTAAGAATGATACATGTCCCATGTTGTAGCCGGGAAGATAGATCAAAATGAATGTTTGCCTGCTTTTTTCCCcatatgtttattacattttttaaaagttttgtttttttccagacTTGTGGGCACTTTTT is a genomic window of Penaeus monodon isolate SGIC_2016 chromosome 10, NSTDA_Pmon_1, whole genome shotgun sequence containing:
- the LOC119577968 gene encoding nudC domain-containing protein 1-like, giving the protein MAKSISLKPKRELLNPNFDGYKLSLDGDVTVYSQNVNEALEPKKSNTSCYLRTRIEALHNHLFKDPFHVNHIYYFTSRGHLIKHQYSKDSKLSGSEVVWQADMSELSEEESEGDRYFASLHFPSEDLAVVTNGRGSLHILETGDRATTQSWLECLQTNTERGVIMQSYIADGDDYQRHLHCLIVSVTTQQELTSNEQYVIVDEGLKNAKDVAVHLLSWLVITYNGATWEPGRVRRLAGRGTIEYCSFDTTASGLIILCHSNYSFVEDSISPITLPKPKEKVEEKKLPKYTYMQNDEDLIVYLNVGQITREDLKVKVQPKELCVKIKDSTVLEGHLTDLVSADMVTWTIRETTLELTLPKASEGVRWKQLLEGDDVSGEEVFDPQLIEEVNQRLAHLTSDKLDDNPDLDKPAYNPGQLEACDEAQEDLLLLHLDGSTHKTDSLGQLGATQHLFNSQVQGSAIPAFCIRSDVDGILWLPEKDSYTHVATFNAFGYVKASKTMAKFTCASANNSYVAIADVKSHIYVFFQSEAYSGELRNRKSGKRMNTVARQLVISMKTHDEILGLHCDTDVLFVLTEKTLYAYALRS